AAGTAATTCGGAGACATCACAATGGCTGAAATACTGGTCACAGGTGGTTTAGGCTCTATCGGAGCACCCCTGACTGAAGAATTAGAAACACGGGGTCATGACGTCTGGGTCGCAGACCTACCTTGGTCGGAACGAAAGCAATACCACCGATGTGATCTCAGCGAGTACCGCCAGATCGCATCGGTCTTCGAATCGCATGATTTTGATTACGTTTACCATCTCGCAGCCGAGTTCGGTCGCAAGAACGGCGAGGATTTCTACGATACCATGTGGAAATCGAACGCAATAGGCACAAAAAACATGCTCCGGCTACAGCAAGAGCACGACTTCCGGATGATATTCTCCTCCAGCAGCGAGGTCTACGGCGATTACGGGGGCGAGATGAGTGAGGAAGTCCCTCGACAAACCCCGATCCGTCAGCTCAACGACTACGCGATCTCGAAGTGGGTGAGCGAACAGCAAATCTTGAATTCGGCGGAGCGACACGGGACCGAGACGGTTCGGGTCCGGTTTTTCAATACGTACGGCCCAGGTGAGAAATACAGTGAGTACCGGAGTGTAGTGGCGAAGTTCTGCTACCGCGCACTCCACGACCAACCGTATCACGTCTACGACAATCACCACCGATCGTTCACCTACATCGACGACACGATTCACACGCTGGCGAACATCGTTGAGACGTTCAACCCCGGTGAAGTGTACAACATCGCCGGCGAGAACTACCGCAACATCCAGGAGCTCTCCGACATCGTGCTCGACTATCTCGACAAAGACGACGACCTCGTCGAGTATCGAGGCGTCGAAGAACACAACACGCTGAACAAGAAGGCGAGTATCGAGAAAGCCAAACGGGATCTCGGTCATGAACACCAGATTTCGCTCGAAGAAGGGGTTCCACGAACGATCGAGTGGATGAAGACGGTATACGACGTTGAGTGACACGGGGACGGTGGCCGACGACCAGCTCGCAGCGATCGACGAGGTCGTCGTCGTTGGAACCGGCTTCGTGGGTCTTCCACTCGCGTTGATGCTTGCCGAACACGGCAAGCAAGTGGTCGGGGTAGATATCGATGAGAACCTCGTCGATGCGATCAACGACCAAACGCTCCATCTCGACGAGGAGCAACTACAGACATTGGTCGAAAGCGACCGGGTGAACGAACATCTCGAAGCGAGTACCACTCCGCGGACTGGTGACGCATTCGTCGTGTCGGTCCCGACACCCCTTGATGAGCAGACGAAAACACCTGACCTCACCTATGTCGTCAGTGCGGTCGAGTCCATACTCCCCTATCTCGAAGCGGGCGATCTCATCAACATCGAATCGACGATTCCGCCGCTCACCTGCGAGCGGACGGTCATACCGCTCATCGAGGAAGCCGGATTCGATGTCGGCGAGGAGATCCAGCTCGCACACTCCCCCGAACGTATCCTCCCTGGAAACGTCTTCGAGGAGATAGTCCACAACGACCGGATCATTGGCGGTGTCACCGAGGCCAGTCGACGCCGTGCTGCGAAGATCTACGAACCGTTCCTCGACGCAGAGACCTACTATACGGATCTGCTCTCGGCAGAGCTGTGTAAGCTCATGGAGAACACCTTCCGCGACGTCAATATCGCACTGGCGAACGAGTTCGCGCTCGTCGGCGAGCAGTTCGACGTGAACATGAACGAGGTCATCGAGCTCGCCAATCATCATCCGAGGGTCGATATCCTCACTCCGGGTATCGGTGTTGGTGGACACTGCCTTCCAGTCGACCCGTGGTTTCTCAACGACGCCAATCCGGAGCAAACAACGCTCATTACCAACGCCCGACGCATCAACGAACGGATGCCTCGGGTAGCCGCTCGCAAAGTGCGTCGTGCCGTCGCCGATCTGACCGATCCGCATATTCTCGCGCTCGGTCTAACCTACAAACCGGATACCAATGATATGCGCAACAGCGCGGCAGTAGCAGTTGCTGACGACCTCGACGCCGACGGGTACAGCGTAACCCGCCACGATCGGTATGTCGATGGAGATAGCTACTCCACCCTCTCGGAATTGATCGAACGAGAGGAACCCGACGTTGTCCTCCAGCTTGTTCCACATACAGAGACGGTCGCCGAACTCAACAGAATGTATTCAGATTTACGGGAAGATGATGTCCAAATACTCCAGTTCACTGGAGAGGATCCGCTCGATCCAACACAGCATGACTGAAGAACCGACAGAGAACAGCGTTCGCGTTCTCATTATCTCACAACTGTTCCCACCGGAATCGATGGGTGGGGCGCATCGCTGGCAGAAGCTCGCACAAAACCTTCCAGAAGAAGTCGAACCACATGTATTGGCACCGCCACCCATCGTCCCATTGGGAACATTTGAGCGCAGCTCTCATCTGTGGGAATCCGGGGAGATCGACGGGGTGCCTATTACTCGATTGTGGACCTACCAGCCGACTAATGATGACTGGACCGGCATTGGACGCATTCTGAATTTCACCATCTTCGCTCTGTTTGCCTCGTTGTACGTCTTCACTCATTGGTGGCGATACGACTGTATTGTCTCCTTCATCGGGCCTCATTCCACGCTCCTCCCTGGCTTCGTCGGACGGGCGTTCGGTCGGTCATGGATTGTCGATATCGACGATATGTGGATCGATAATGCAGCTGACCTTGGATTCGTTTCACGTGATTCGCTTACACATCAAGCGGTCGAGAAACTCGAATCCTATGCGTTCGTACTTGCTGACGGGATCACTGTCATCACACAGACGATGGCCGAACAGTACGCTGCAAAGCACGAGATGCAAGCGGCGGACTTCGTAGTGATACCGAATGGCATCGATGTCGAACGGTTTGCACCATCGGATGGTAGCACCACCAGCGATCGCTCGATAGTGTATACGGGTAAGCTCGGACAGGCACAAGCATTCGAACCATTCTTCCGTGGGTTTGCACAGCTCGACACGACCTACAGTCTCCGTATTGTCGGCTTCGGAGATCGTCGTGAAGAGCTCGAAGAACTCACGAGAGAACTAGCAATCAACGATCGAGTAAGCTTTGAAGGACCTGTCGACCGTGAGGAAATTCCAGCGATACTGCAATCGGCTGCACTGGCATGGGTGCCGCTGAAGACCACCCACAGTCTTGACTACGCGCGTCCGACGAAGTTACTGGAGACAATGGCCGCAGGCACTCCCTACATCGCAAGTCAGGTTGCTGAGATCGAGACCGTGACCGCCGACTCGGGAGCAGGGAGAGCAGTCGAGAATGAGCCACAGAAAGTCGCCAACGCAATGGATGAACTGATTGCCAATGATGATGACCGTGTTAGAGCAGGCCGTCGAGGTACTGTATTCGTTGCCGAAAATCACCAGTGGAGTGTACTCGGCAAGCGCGCTGGGGACATGATCTTTGCAGGAATCAACACGACTAGTACGGCACTACTCGACTAAACAAACTATCCGACTACATATCATTTGTCTTATATTTTATGGCTCAAGTGTTGAGCTATATACCTCTATGTGCCTATCCGCGATATGATCAACCGAGAACGCGTCCTTAGCACGTTCTCTAGCACTTCGTCCGTATTCACGACATTTTTTGGGTTCATTCAGAAGGTCACACATCGCTTCTCCCAGGGATTCCGAGTCCGCTGGAGGAACAACTAAGCCGTGTTCTTTGTGGACGAACTGCTCTGGAACGACCCCAACGTTGGTCGTCACTATCGGTTTTTCCATTGCCATTGCTTCCATAAGCGTCATGGGGCCGGTCTCGGCCACGGATGGCATAGCAAAAGCATCGAATTCAGATAGCAGTTGAGGAATATCAGACCGTCGGCCAAGAAAATGGACGGTATCTTCTAATTTCAACTCAGATCGTAGTTTCAAGAGCGATCGATAGTATTCTCGCTGAGTATCCAATATCGAACCTGCAATCGGGACACAGATCGGACCATAGCTATCGACTACATGACGAACCGCTCGCAGCAGATACTCATACCCCTTCGTTCGATTAACGTTCCCGATGGAACCAACGATCGGGGTTGAGGCGTCGATATCCACCATTTCGTGGAGCGGATTTTTATCAACAAACGTCTTCAAGGGATCGTATTGGTCTGTATCAACTATTGGATATACTGTTTCTGATCCTTCCCAATCTTCAACAAAGAAGTGTTGATTAACGACATTTGAAGACACGACGATGGTGTCCGACATGGCTTTTGCAGCGGTCGCGACGGCCCGATTGATCGGCCACGGGGCGTTGACGTCGTTCAAGTGCCACAGAACCTTTGCGTCACTCAGATAGGCAGCAACGGCCGATTGGAAGTTGAACGACATATTCACGTGAACGAGGTCGGGGTCGAGGTCACGGATGCAACCGAGAATTCGAGCAACGGATACGGGAAACGTGCCGACGTAGTTCAGATTCGCAAATACGCGCGCAGGAGGATGAACGCAGGAGAAGTGCGGACGGTATACCGAAAACCCTTCCTCCGCCAATCGCTCCGCAAAGACATCCTCACCGGGTGGAAACAGGAACGATGTTTCGATCCCCCGTTCGCGGAGCAGTCGAGCAACTGAGAGCGAACGTATCTGTGGCCCTCCGGTTCGACTATCCGTGAGACAAACGAGTACGTCCATTGAACGAATAACGTAGAGCAGCAAAGAATTATTTTCGGAAGGTGACTACGAAGGCTACTGTGACGAAACACGAATGCGTGGCCGGTAACCGTCGAGAAACGGTAGTGAATTTTAGTCTATGAGGCACACGAGAAGTACTAGAGGAACGCTTTATACACTCCATTCTGAAGTCATGCATACAACAAAATGAGCCTACCTGTCGTTGGATTCGTCATTTTAGTAGACGTTCTTGACGACCAGAACGCCGCATATCCAGCTGTACAGAATTTCATTGAGCTGTATATAAACGAAACCGAAGAAATATTGATTTTTGGACCGTCAGACGCAGATATCGATCGTGAGGGTGTCAAAGTAATACCTCTCCCACGCGATGCTCCCAAGAATACTGTCTTTAGAATATTGAGTTATGTTTGGTATCAGTGTCGGCTCGCCATCAAACTATTTCAAGCGCGTAATCACTGTGATTCAATATTCTTCCACATTGGTGGAACAGCGATGCTACTTCCTGTTATAGCGTGTCGATTAGGGGGATCGGCCGTGAATCTATTCGTCCTTGGTTCGGTTCGTATATCGTATCAACAGAACCACAAGCGAGGGATCGTTTCTAGAATGATTACCCGGCAGCTTGTTGCACTTGAGTGGGTCACAAGTCGACTTGCCGATCGTATTCTCGTGCTCTCAGAGGGGATGGTTTCTCCAGGTGACGGGCAACTTTCGACTGCAAAACGTGTTGCATCCAATCTCAACTACATAGATTGCGACCGTTTCGAGCGAGGGCCACCGGTCAGCGAGCGACCGTACGATATCGTATATATCGGACGATTTGAACAGGAAAAGGGCATCGTCAAGCTTGCAAACGCGTTAACACGTCTTGCTGAACGACGTCCTGATGTACGTGTCAAACTTATCGGCGATGGATCGCTCTACGATGAGGTAACAGGCATTCTCCAAGATGGGGATGCCACCGAACAGGTGGATCTGACAGGATGGGTCGACCACGAGGCGATCCCAACCCACCTCGCCGAAAGTCAGCTACTTGTGCTCCCGTCTGAATCGGAGGGCGTTCCTAAGACGATACTCGAAGCACTGGCGTGTGGGACGATACCCGTGGCGACGCCAGTCGGTGGTGTGCCTGATGTCGTTTCTGATGAAACCGGAGTGCTTCTCACCGATAACAATCCAGAGACGATTGCTCGTGTGCTTGACCGAACACTCAACCGCGACGACCTCGATGAAATGGCCAGTCGCGGCCGAGCATACATCCGTTCGATACACTCCTTCGAAGCGACTGCCGAGCGTTTTCGGGCGTTCCTTGCGTCGGACGTCGACACCGACACCCCAACCTGAGAGGAAATAACAGAGCATATGTTACCCGTCTCGAATAATGAGACATCTACTGGAACCATTTAACAAGCACAGACTGTTGTGTCAGAAAATGATACGCGCTATAGAATGAGTGAAAGCGTCGTCGATCGTGTGCTTGCAGTACTTGGTTCGACCCTTGGCACGCAGGCGATCACGATTGTTTTCACGCCACTACTGGTTCGATTGCTCGGTGTTGGGGCGTACGGCGAGTATGCGTTTATCCTCTCAGTTTTGTCAGTCTCTGTAGTCGTAGTTTCGGCCGGAACGTTCGATAGCGCTCGGAAGTTCATCGCTGAACAACGTGAAACGGAAAATTGGCGCGAGCACGTCTTTGGTTTCTATGCCCGTGTAGTGATCGTACTCGGTGCTATTGTGGGAATTCTTTTTATTGTTGCTACACAACTTGGAGTGGTCGCGTTGGTACTCAACCCAGCGTACGAGCCATATTTCTACGTTCTCGCATTACTCGTCCCACTACAAGCGGGGTTCAAACTCTCGCGAAGCGTGCTCATGGGTCTCGACCTCGAATCGAGTTCCGAGCCACTGTACGTTCTGCAGCAACTGCTGTTTGCACTACTCGCGCTCACATTGGTGTGGCTTGGATGGAGCGTTGTTGGCGCACTCATTGGTCGTTTACTCGCCTATCTCTGTGTAGTTGTATTCATGTTGGTCTTCATCTGGCGCAAGATCGATATGTCAGAAGTAGTGAAGATAGCACCTGCATCATTTCCGCGACGGAACCTATTGTCGTACAACGTGTTGACAGTGGTGTTCAAGCTGCTCGTCACATCCCTTTACAACGTAGATATTATACTTCTCGGATTGCTCGTCGGTAGTACGGCAACTGGCTCATACCGTGCAGCACTCGTTATTGCTCAGTTCCTTTGGCTCATCCCAACTGCAGTGCAGGTAGGATTGCTCCACTCAACATCGCGACTATGGTCCGATGGCGAAAACGCTCGTATCTCGATACTGTCATCACGTGCAGCCCGATTTACGCTCCTCTTTACGCTATTGCTTGTTCTCGGTGTGGCGGCACTGGCTGAGCCGCTTGTCTCGCTATATTTCGGGGAAGGATTTTCACGAACGCCAGAAACAGTTCTATACCTACTCCCCGGCGTACTCGGACTCGCGGTGGCACGTCCAATCTTTGCGACGAGTCAAGGACATGGAAACCTTCGGCCCGTTCTACTAGCTACAGGTAGTGCTGCAATACTCAACGTCGTTCTCAACCTCGTACTTATTCCCCGCTACGGAGTAACCGGGGCTGCGATTGCTACAAGTGCTGGCTACGGTTCGATGGTTGTATTCCATATTCGGGCTGCTCAAACACTTGGATTTAATCCAGCCGCTGATCTGCGACTTTCTCGAACTATGGCTACAGCCGCGCTCACAGCGATTCCAATATTCGGTCTCTCGTGGTTATTGGAGGGTATTATCCAACTAATTGCGGTTCCACCCATTGGGTTTGTTGTCTACACGATACTAGCATTCCGCACTCACGCCATCGAGCTATCCGAAGTGCGTCCCTTGGTCAGATCAGAAACAATCAGGACACTTGGCCAGGTCCTACCCCAACAAATCGTGTCCCTCTTTCAACGGTCTCTTGAAGTAGCTCTCGGCTCCCGAATATGAGCAAGCAAGACCAATAGCGGTAACGGTGAAGCAAGTAGAATTTGTTCAAAACTATTTTATCCAACCCTTTCCATTCCCCTGAAGTCAAATCTTTAAAATTGCGATTGCTCCTATCCATATAAGAGAGAATCATATTCGGATTTTCGCTTCTGTTCTCTTGTTGAAAAACCCAGGAGATGTTTCTAGCAGATTTATTACCCTGGTATAAGTATCACGCACATGGATCCTACGCTTTGTGTCCTTGGCATTGACGCTGCGGATTATGCCCTTGTGAAAGAATGGGGGTGTAGCAACCTACAGCTTAGCAACCATAGCCAACTCAGCACATTCTCTGATGGAATCGATTTGCCAGCAACATTAGAAGTGTGGCCGACTATCGCCACAGGGGTCCCGCCGGATGAGCACGGAATACATCTTCATGCAGAGAACCGGTCTAGATGGGGCAAATCAGCTGCAATACAAGCAAACAGATTGCTTCCAGACACAGTACAGAATAGTCTCCGGAAATTGTATCAACGGGTACAAAATCCTCAACCTCCACAAACACAACACTCACACGCTTTTCATACCGGCAGTATCAAAAACTGGCCGGGCTTGACACCGTGTTTTGAATGGGAGACAGAAGGAAATTGGTTTCGATCGATAAACAGTGGGAACATGAATGGACAAGAGTTTATTCGACAGGCGCTTGGTAATGCCGGTTCAGGGATTGGATGGCTAGCTGGACAGGACACTGCTGGTGTATCAGTTGCAGGTGTCCATATTCATATTCTGGACCACGTTGGACACCTCTATGCAGATAGACCAAATAAACTACGTAGTGTTTACGACGCGATCGATAGGCTAGTAGGCTGGCTCAAAAAGAAAGTCGACAAATTGCTCATCGTCTCGGATCATGGTATGCAAACTACAGAAACAGATGATAGGAAACCGGGTGTACATTCGTGGCGTGCAATGATATCTTCTACTGAGTCTGGAGACTTGCCAAAGAGCGTATTTGATGTTCGAGAGTGGATTGAACAGCATACTGTCACTACTGAATCTCATAGTGAACCCCAAACAGATGTAGCAGCACCTCGAGAACACTTAGAGGATCTTGGATATTTATGAACTAGCCAAAATACTTTTACAAGTCTTCGATACTCAAATCGATATTGCTGCTGGCTATATGTAAATATAAATTTTACATATATTTGAATCAGTCGTCTTCTGAT
The Halococcus hamelinensis 100A6 genome window above contains:
- a CDS encoding NAD-dependent epimerase/dehydratase family protein, with amino-acid sequence MAEILVTGGLGSIGAPLTEELETRGHDVWVADLPWSERKQYHRCDLSEYRQIASVFESHDFDYVYHLAAEFGRKNGEDFYDTMWKSNAIGTKNMLRLQQEHDFRMIFSSSSEVYGDYGGEMSEEVPRQTPIRQLNDYAISKWVSEQQILNSAERHGTETVRVRFFNTYGPGEKYSEYRSVVAKFCYRALHDQPYHVYDNHHRSFTYIDDTIHTLANIVETFNPGEVYNIAGENYRNIQELSDIVLDYLDKDDDLVEYRGVEEHNTLNKKASIEKAKRDLGHEHQISLEEGVPRTIEWMKTVYDVE
- a CDS encoding nucleotide sugar dehydrogenase; the protein is MADDQLAAIDEVVVVGTGFVGLPLALMLAEHGKQVVGVDIDENLVDAINDQTLHLDEEQLQTLVESDRVNEHLEASTTPRTGDAFVVSVPTPLDEQTKTPDLTYVVSAVESILPYLEAGDLINIESTIPPLTCERTVIPLIEEAGFDVGEEIQLAHSPERILPGNVFEEIVHNDRIIGGVTEASRRRAAKIYEPFLDAETYYTDLLSAELCKLMENTFRDVNIALANEFALVGEQFDVNMNEVIELANHHPRVDILTPGIGVGGHCLPVDPWFLNDANPEQTTLITNARRINERMPRVAARKVRRAVADLTDPHILALGLTYKPDTNDMRNSAAVAVADDLDADGYSVTRHDRYVDGDSYSTLSELIEREEPDVVLQLVPHTETVAELNRMYSDLREDDVQILQFTGEDPLDPTQHD
- a CDS encoding glycosyltransferase family 4 protein, translated to MTEEPTENSVRVLIISQLFPPESMGGAHRWQKLAQNLPEEVEPHVLAPPPIVPLGTFERSSHLWESGEIDGVPITRLWTYQPTNDDWTGIGRILNFTIFALFASLYVFTHWWRYDCIVSFIGPHSTLLPGFVGRAFGRSWIVDIDDMWIDNAADLGFVSRDSLTHQAVEKLESYAFVLADGITVITQTMAEQYAAKHEMQAADFVVIPNGIDVERFAPSDGSTTSDRSIVYTGKLGQAQAFEPFFRGFAQLDTTYSLRIVGFGDRREELEELTRELAINDRVSFEGPVDREEIPAILQSAALAWVPLKTTHSLDYARPTKLLETMAAGTPYIASQVAEIETVTADSGAGRAVENEPQKVANAMDELIANDDDRVRAGRRGTVFVAENHQWSVLGKRAGDMIFAGINTTSTALLD
- a CDS encoding glycosyltransferase family 4 protein, which encodes MDVLVCLTDSRTGGPQIRSLSVARLLRERGIETSFLFPPGEDVFAERLAEEGFSVYRPHFSCVHPPARVFANLNYVGTFPVSVARILGCIRDLDPDLVHVNMSFNFQSAVAAYLSDAKVLWHLNDVNAPWPINRAVATAAKAMSDTIVVSSNVVNQHFFVEDWEGSETVYPIVDTDQYDPLKTFVDKNPLHEMVDIDASTPIVGSIGNVNRTKGYEYLLRAVRHVVDSYGPICVPIAGSILDTQREYYRSLLKLRSELKLEDTVHFLGRRSDIPQLLSEFDAFAMPSVAETGPMTLMEAMAMEKPIVTTNVGVVPEQFVHKEHGLVVPPADSESLGEAMCDLLNEPKKCREYGRSARERAKDAFSVDHIADRHIEVYSSTLEP
- a CDS encoding glycosyltransferase, translating into MSLPVVGFVILVDVLDDQNAAYPAVQNFIELYINETEEILIFGPSDADIDREGVKVIPLPRDAPKNTVFRILSYVWYQCRLAIKLFQARNHCDSIFFHIGGTAMLLPVIACRLGGSAVNLFVLGSVRISYQQNHKRGIVSRMITRQLVALEWVTSRLADRILVLSEGMVSPGDGQLSTAKRVASNLNYIDCDRFERGPPVSERPYDIVYIGRFEQEKGIVKLANALTRLAERRPDVRVKLIGDGSLYDEVTGILQDGDATEQVDLTGWVDHEAIPTHLAESQLLVLPSESEGVPKTILEALACGTIPVATPVGGVPDVVSDETGVLLTDNNPETIARVLDRTLNRDDLDEMASRGRAYIRSIHSFEATAERFRAFLASDVDTDTPT
- a CDS encoding oligosaccharide flippase family protein is translated as MSESVVDRVLAVLGSTLGTQAITIVFTPLLVRLLGVGAYGEYAFILSVLSVSVVVVSAGTFDSARKFIAEQRETENWREHVFGFYARVVIVLGAIVGILFIVATQLGVVALVLNPAYEPYFYVLALLVPLQAGFKLSRSVLMGLDLESSSEPLYVLQQLLFALLALTLVWLGWSVVGALIGRLLAYLCVVVFMLVFIWRKIDMSEVVKIAPASFPRRNLLSYNVLTVVFKLLVTSLYNVDIILLGLLVGSTATGSYRAALVIAQFLWLIPTAVQVGLLHSTSRLWSDGENARISILSSRAARFTLLFTLLLVLGVAALAEPLVSLYFGEGFSRTPETVLYLLPGVLGLAVARPIFATSQGHGNLRPVLLATGSAAILNVVLNLVLIPRYGVTGAAIATSAGYGSMVVFHIRAAQTLGFNPAADLRLSRTMATAALTAIPIFGLSWLLEGIIQLIAVPPIGFVVYTILAFRTHAIELSEVRPLVRSETIRTLGQVLPQQIVSLFQRSLEVALGSRI
- a CDS encoding alkaline phosphatase family protein → MDPTLCVLGIDAADYALVKEWGCSNLQLSNHSQLSTFSDGIDLPATLEVWPTIATGVPPDEHGIHLHAENRSRWGKSAAIQANRLLPDTVQNSLRKLYQRVQNPQPPQTQHSHAFHTGSIKNWPGLTPCFEWETEGNWFRSINSGNMNGQEFIRQALGNAGSGIGWLAGQDTAGVSVAGVHIHILDHVGHLYADRPNKLRSVYDAIDRLVGWLKKKVDKLLIVSDHGMQTTETDDRKPGVHSWRAMISSTESGDLPKSVFDVREWIEQHTVTTESHSEPQTDVAAPREHLEDLGYL